One region of Catenuloplanes indicus genomic DNA includes:
- a CDS encoding cysteine desulfurase family protein — translation MAYLDHAATTPMLSEALEAYVATAREVGNASSLHAAGRHARQRVEESRERIGAALGARPSEVIFTSGGTESDNLAVKGMFWARRATDAARTRVVASGVEHHAIMDSVDWLVAHEGAAAGWLDADPIGRIRPATLEAELDAYGDAIAMITVMWANNEVGTVQPIAELAALAAARGIPFHTDAVQAVGQVPVDFGASGASALTVTGHKLGGPVGVGALLLGRDVAVTPLLHGGGQERDVRSGTLDAAGIVAFAVAVETAVKNQQEYAARVGGLRDRLVAGVREAVPDAILNGAPEDRLPGNAHFSFPGCEGDALLLLLDAQGIDCSTGSACSAGVAQPSHVLVAMGADDDRARSSLRFTLGHTSTPADVDALLTALPAAVERARRAGVIKSVLG, via the coding sequence ATGGCCTACCTGGATCACGCCGCGACCACGCCGATGCTCAGCGAGGCGCTCGAGGCATACGTCGCCACGGCCCGCGAGGTCGGCAACGCGTCGTCGTTGCACGCCGCGGGCCGCCACGCACGTCAGCGCGTCGAGGAGTCCCGGGAACGGATCGGTGCCGCGCTCGGCGCCCGGCCCTCCGAGGTGATCTTCACGAGCGGCGGGACCGAGAGCGACAACCTCGCGGTCAAGGGCATGTTCTGGGCACGCCGCGCGACCGACGCGGCCCGCACGCGGGTGGTCGCCAGTGGTGTCGAGCATCACGCGATCATGGACTCGGTCGACTGGCTGGTCGCGCACGAGGGCGCGGCCGCGGGCTGGCTCGACGCGGACCCGATCGGCCGGATCCGGCCCGCCACGCTCGAGGCCGAGCTGGACGCGTACGGCGACGCGATCGCGATGATCACCGTGATGTGGGCGAACAACGAGGTCGGCACCGTGCAGCCGATCGCGGAGCTGGCCGCGCTCGCGGCCGCGCGCGGCATCCCGTTCCACACCGACGCGGTGCAGGCCGTCGGCCAGGTCCCGGTCGACTTCGGCGCCAGCGGCGCGTCCGCGCTCACCGTCACCGGGCACAAGCTGGGCGGCCCGGTCGGCGTCGGCGCGCTGCTGCTCGGCCGCGACGTCGCGGTCACGCCGCTGCTGCACGGCGGCGGCCAGGAGCGCGACGTCCGCTCCGGCACGCTGGACGCGGCCGGCATCGTCGCGTTCGCGGTCGCGGTCGAGACCGCGGTCAAGAACCAGCAGGAGTACGCGGCCCGCGTCGGCGGTCTCCGCGACCGGCTCGTCGCCGGCGTGCGCGAGGCGGTGCCGGACGCGATCCTGAACGGCGCGCCCGAGGACCGGCTGCCCGGCAACGCGCACTTCTCGTTCCCCGGCTGCGAGGGCGACGCGCTGCTGCTCCTGCTGGACGCGCAGGGCATCGACTGCTCCACCGGCTCGGCCTGCTCCGCCGGTGTCGCGCAGCCGTCGCACGTGCTGGTCGCGATGGGCGCGGACGACGACCGCGCCCGCTCGTCCCTGCGCTTCACGCTCGGCCACACCTCGACCCCGGCGGACGTGGACGCGCTGCTCACCGCGCTGCCCGCCGCGGTCGAGCGGGCCCGCCGGGCCGGGGTGATCAAATCGGTTCTCGGCTGA
- the mnmA gene encoding tRNA 2-thiouridine(34) synthase MnmA, producing MRVLAAMSGGVDSAVAAARAVDAGHDVTGVHLALSRNPQTFRTGARGCCTIEDSRDARRAADVLGIPFYVWDMAERFHADVVDDFVAEYAAGRTPNPCLRCNEKIKFAAVLDRAIALGFDAVVTGHHARLGADGLLRRSVDLPKDQSYVLAVLNRAQLDRSMFPLGSSTKADVRAEAAARGLGVAEKPDSHDICFIADGDTRGFLESKLGSAPGDIVDSTTGEVVGAHGGAYAYTVGQRKGLGLTVPAADGRPRYVLSITPKTNTVTVGPAAALEVSTVFAGKPVWTGLPGTPAGPLDCVVQLRAHGETYPARVSVTGDGGLVAALSTPARGVAAGQALVVYRPDTDGDIVLGSGTITHT from the coding sequence GTGCGTGTTCTGGCGGCGATGTCCGGCGGTGTCGACTCGGCGGTGGCGGCGGCCCGCGCCGTCGACGCCGGTCACGACGTGACCGGCGTCCACCTGGCGCTCTCGCGCAACCCGCAGACGTTCCGGACCGGCGCGCGCGGCTGCTGCACGATCGAGGACTCGCGGGACGCGCGCCGCGCCGCGGACGTGCTCGGCATCCCGTTCTACGTGTGGGACATGGCCGAGCGTTTCCACGCGGACGTGGTCGACGACTTCGTCGCGGAGTACGCGGCCGGCCGCACGCCGAACCCGTGCCTGCGCTGCAACGAGAAGATCAAGTTCGCCGCGGTGCTGGACCGGGCGATCGCGCTCGGCTTCGACGCGGTGGTCACCGGCCACCACGCCCGGCTCGGCGCGGACGGCCTGCTCCGCCGCAGCGTCGACCTGCCCAAGGACCAGTCGTACGTGCTGGCCGTGCTCAACCGCGCGCAGCTGGACCGGTCGATGTTCCCGCTCGGCTCGTCCACCAAGGCGGACGTGCGCGCCGAGGCCGCCGCGCGCGGGCTGGGCGTCGCGGAGAAGCCGGACTCGCACGACATCTGCTTCATCGCGGACGGCGACACCCGCGGCTTCCTGGAGTCGAAGCTCGGCTCCGCGCCCGGCGACATCGTCGACTCGACGACCGGCGAGGTGGTGGGCGCGCACGGCGGCGCTTACGCGTACACCGTGGGGCAGCGCAAGGGCCTGGGACTGACCGTGCCGGCCGCGGACGGCCGGCCGCGCTACGTGCTGTCGATCACCCCGAAGACGAACACGGTGACCGTCGGCCCGGCCGCGGCGCTGGAGGTGTCCACGGTGTTCGCGGGCAAGCCGGTCTGGACCGGGCTGCCCGGCACGCCGGCCGGGCCGCTGGACTGCGTGGTGCAGCTGCGCGCGCACGGCGAGACGTACCCCGCGCGGGTGTCGGTGACCGGCGACGGCGGCCTGGTGGCGGCGCTGTCCACCCCGGCGCGCGGCGTGGCGGCCGGTCAGGCGCTGGTCGTCTACCGGCCGGACACGGACGGCGACATCGTGCTGGGCTCCGGGACGATCACGCACACCTGA
- a CDS encoding methionine synthase, producing the protein MSDAAVWPWPEGAATGIGSLPGSDVAEAQRVVLGEFPDFPHLPELPGRGPGADLIGRGAGFLVELPVELYAGRWRVASRPGKDLRRTRDLLDRDVDQLTEQAGEFTGPVKVQAAGPWTLAASIELPIGGRLLRDHGAVRDLTASLAEGVAAHVRDVAARLPGATVVLQLDEPSMPAALAGRVPTESGLGTYRAVEATLAAELLRQVVDAAGVPVVVHCCAPDVPLDVIRSSGATGIALDLSLVKRLDPLGEALDAGLGLLAGAAPTRPSSGTAAVSSAAVADRVRKVWRELGFPAAQLARQVVVTPACGLAGATPAYARAVLAACRDAGRRLHEDALS; encoded by the coding sequence ATGAGCGACGCAGCGGTGTGGCCGTGGCCGGAAGGGGCGGCGACCGGGATCGGATCGCTGCCGGGAAGCGATGTCGCCGAGGCCCAGCGGGTGGTCCTCGGTGAGTTCCCCGACTTCCCGCACCTGCCGGAGCTGCCCGGGCGTGGCCCGGGCGCGGACCTGATCGGCCGCGGCGCCGGCTTCCTGGTCGAACTGCCGGTCGAGCTCTACGCCGGCCGCTGGCGCGTCGCGTCCCGGCCCGGCAAGGACCTCCGTCGTACGCGTGACCTGCTGGACCGCGACGTCGACCAGCTGACCGAGCAGGCCGGCGAGTTCACCGGACCGGTCAAGGTGCAGGCGGCCGGCCCGTGGACGCTCGCCGCGAGCATCGAGCTGCCGATCGGCGGCCGGCTGCTGCGCGATCACGGCGCGGTCCGCGACCTGACCGCGTCGCTGGCCGAGGGCGTGGCCGCGCACGTGCGGGACGTCGCGGCCCGGCTGCCCGGCGCCACCGTCGTGCTCCAGCTGGACGAGCCGTCGATGCCGGCCGCGCTGGCCGGGCGGGTGCCGACCGAGAGCGGGCTGGGCACGTACCGCGCGGTCGAGGCGACGCTCGCGGCGGAGCTGCTCCGCCAGGTGGTGGACGCGGCCGGCGTACCGGTCGTGGTGCACTGCTGCGCGCCGGACGTGCCGCTGGACGTGATCCGGTCGTCCGGCGCCACCGGCATCGCTCTGGACCTGTCGCTGGTCAAGCGGCTGGACCCGCTCGGCGAGGCGCTGGACGCGGGCCTGGGCCTGCTGGCCGGCGCCGCACCCACCCGGCCGTCGTCCGGCACCGCCGCGGTCTCGTCCGCCGCGGTCGCGGACCGGGTCCGGAAGGTGTGGCGCGAGCTGGGCTTCCCGGCCGCGCAGCTGGCCCGGCAGGTGGTGGTGACGCCGGCGTGCGGCCTGGCCGGTGCGACCCCGGCGTACGCGCGCGCCGTGCTGGCCGCCTGCCGCGACGCCGGCCGCCGGCTGCACGAGGACGCGCTGAGCTGA
- a CDS encoding aminotransferase class IV family protein: MTVARIDGAEATAEQLRALALTNYGHFTSLQVRAGAVHGLTYHLERLDRQSHALFGRGLDGTRVRGLLRDALTGTPDASVRVTVFSGEGRRPSAVAPAEPHVLVTVDPPIPPLTSPPRVRTVPYERDLPEVKHVATFGLTWHWRRAQAEGFDDALFVDRNGLISEGTVWNAGFSDGDRVIWPAAGMLRGVSMRLLMDGLDRLGVPWEVRPVPLADVSRYRFAFASNSITPVRPLAAIDERGFAPDDALTELLESAYRAIPAEPL; the protein is encoded by the coding sequence ATGACGGTCGCGCGGATCGACGGCGCCGAGGCCACGGCGGAGCAGCTGCGCGCGCTGGCGTTGACCAACTACGGGCACTTCACGTCCCTGCAGGTGCGCGCCGGTGCCGTGCACGGCCTGACATACCACCTGGAGCGGCTGGACCGGCAGTCGCACGCGCTGTTCGGCCGCGGCCTGGACGGCACGCGGGTGCGGGGATTGCTGCGCGACGCGCTGACCGGGACGCCGGACGCGTCGGTCCGGGTCACGGTCTTCTCCGGCGAGGGCCGCCGGCCCAGCGCGGTCGCGCCCGCGGAACCGCACGTGCTGGTCACCGTGGACCCGCCGATCCCGCCGCTGACGTCGCCGCCGCGGGTCCGCACGGTGCCGTACGAGCGCGACCTGCCCGAGGTGAAGCACGTCGCCACGTTCGGCCTGACCTGGCACTGGCGCCGCGCGCAGGCCGAGGGCTTCGACGACGCGCTGTTCGTCGACCGCAACGGCCTGATCAGCGAGGGTACGGTGTGGAACGCCGGCTTCTCCGACGGCGACCGGGTGATCTGGCCCGCGGCCGGCATGCTGCGCGGCGTGTCGATGCGGCTGCTCATGGACGGCCTGGACCGGCTGGGCGTGCCGTGGGAGGTGCGCCCGGTGCCGCTCGCGGACGTGTCCCGGTACCGGTTCGCGTTCGCCAGCAACTCGATCACCCCGGTCCGCCCGCTGGCCGCGATCGACGAGCGTGGCTTCGCGCCGGACGACGCGCTGACCGAGTTGCTGGAGTCCGCCTACCGCGCGATCCCGGCCGAGCCGCTCTAG
- a CDS encoding TrpB-like pyridoxal phosphate-dependent enzyme, whose product MDRNVTKVLLDESEMPRRWYNLVADLPSAPPPVLHPGTRAPIGPDDLAPLFPMSLIEQEVTAERYVDIPEDVLDVYRLWRPSPLYRAHRLEKALGTPAQIYYKYEGVSPAGSHKPNTAVPQAYYNARAGIRRLTTETGAGQWGTALSFAAAQFGLECEVWQVRSSYDQKPYRKIMIETFGGVIHPSPSTLTEAGRAVLEKDPGSPGSLGIAISEAVEVAAGHPDTNYALGSVLNHVLLHQTVIGEEALLQFAKIGVTPDVIVGCTGGGSNFGGLTFPFLREKLAGRLDVTIRAAEPVSCPSLTRGRYAYDFGDTAGLTPLMKMHTLGHDFIPDPIHAGGLRYHGMSPLISHVYELGLIEAVAVPQSECFAAGVRFARTEGIVPAPEPTHALAACIEEALRCRETGEPKVILTALCGHGHLDLAAYGAYLAGEMTDHALPADQLDAALAGLPQAL is encoded by the coding sequence ATGGACCGGAACGTCACCAAGGTGCTTCTCGACGAGTCGGAGATGCCGCGCCGCTGGTACAACCTCGTCGCCGACCTGCCGTCCGCGCCGCCGCCGGTGCTGCACCCGGGCACGCGCGCGCCGATCGGGCCGGACGACCTCGCGCCGCTGTTCCCGATGTCGCTGATCGAGCAGGAGGTCACGGCCGAGCGGTACGTCGACATCCCGGAGGACGTGCTCGACGTGTACCGGCTGTGGCGGCCGTCCCCGCTCTACCGGGCGCACCGGCTGGAGAAGGCGCTCGGCACACCGGCGCAGATCTATTACAAGTACGAGGGTGTCTCACCGGCCGGCTCGCACAAGCCGAACACCGCGGTCCCGCAGGCCTACTACAACGCGCGGGCCGGGATCCGGCGGCTGACCACGGAGACCGGCGCGGGACAGTGGGGCACCGCGCTCAGCTTCGCGGCGGCGCAGTTCGGGCTGGAGTGCGAGGTGTGGCAGGTCCGGTCCTCGTACGATCAGAAACCGTACCGAAAGATCATGATCGAGACGTTCGGCGGCGTGATCCATCCGTCGCCGTCCACGCTGACCGAGGCCGGGCGCGCGGTGCTGGAGAAGGATCCGGGCTCCCCCGGCTCGCTCGGCATCGCGATCTCCGAGGCGGTCGAGGTCGCGGCGGGGCACCCGGACACGAACTACGCGCTCGGCAGCGTCCTCAACCACGTGCTGCTGCACCAGACCGTGATCGGCGAGGAGGCGCTGCTCCAGTTCGCGAAGATCGGCGTCACCCCGGACGTGATCGTCGGCTGCACCGGCGGCGGGTCCAACTTCGGCGGGCTGACCTTCCCGTTCCTGCGCGAGAAGCTGGCCGGGCGGCTGGACGTGACGATCCGCGCCGCCGAGCCGGTCAGCTGTCCGTCACTGACCCGGGGCCGCTACGCGTACGACTTCGGCGACACGGCCGGCCTGACGCCGCTGATGAAGATGCACACGCTCGGGCACGACTTCATCCCGGACCCGATCCACGCCGGCGGCCTGCGCTACCACGGCATGTCGCCGCTGATCTCGCACGTCTACGAGCTGGGCCTGATCGAGGCGGTCGCGGTCCCGCAGTCCGAGTGCTTCGCGGCCGGGGTGCGCTTCGCCCGCACCGAGGGCATCGTCCCGGCGCCCGAGCCGACGCACGCGCTGGCCGCCTGCATCGAGGAGGCGCTGCGCTGCCGGGAGACCGGCGAGCCGAAGGTGATCCTGACCGCGCTGTGCGGGCACGGCCACCTCGACCTGGCCGCGTACGGCGCCTACCTGGCCGGTGAGATGACCGACCACGCGCTGCCTGCGGACCAGCTGGACGCCGCGCTGGCCGGGCTCCCACAGGCGCTCTAG
- a CDS encoding GntR family transcriptional regulator → MYDAIREKIVSGDLPAGHKMPPIRLLQEEYGVSYGTLNLVINMLKLEKLIVGYQGDAMYVRHKPGEPPED, encoded by the coding sequence GTGTACGACGCCATCCGGGAGAAGATCGTCAGCGGAGACCTGCCGGCCGGGCACAAGATGCCACCGATCCGGCTGCTCCAGGAGGAGTACGGCGTCTCGTACGGCACGCTCAATCTGGTCATCAACATGCTCAAGCTGGAGAAGCTGATCGTCGGCTATCAGGGCGACGCGATGTACGTCCGGCACAAGCCCGGCGAGCCGCCGGAGGACTGA